agtactccttaaacaaaaaataaataaataaattgcagGAAATGAAACATCGGCTCAACCTGAGATCCTGACTcaaaaactttttgttttttccaataaccctgaaatcaatatttaaaaacagGAAAGTAGAATGTGAAGCGGTTTTCCTCTCCTGGCTGATGGTGTTATCAAGGAAAAGGGGATTATGATCATCCCACAACATTTGGAGAAACTGATGGGATGTGAGGAGATTCAAATGTTGCCAATCTGTCGACGACACATGGAGCAGTCAACCGAGCGTCTGGGTCCGGTTCCCAACACTCCATCAGGAGAGCCCTCATATCAGATCCCTGAGAAGATCCATTTGAACATTCGGTCAGTTATTTCAAGTTATTTCAGGACTCACAGCGCCATACCCAGTGTTGGGGTATCGAGGGTCTCTGCTCCTGGTGGAGGACATGCCAGGTGAGCTGCTCAACTGTCATGTTGGGCCCCAGCTCAGATTCGTAAGGCACAACGTGCACTGGAACTTCACCACCTGTAGAGGGAGACAACCTCATTCGTATGCTCGAAAGAcaaactcactctctctctctctctctctctctctctctctctctctctctctctctctatatatatatatatatatatatatatatatatatatatatatgcaatttCTCAACCGATTTTGTaaagtttattatttatgaatcTATCTTTGAAAGCAAAGCTTGCCACTGCATTTTCAAATTTTTCAATACGATCGATGACTGACAGCACGTCAACACAAATAAGAAATACCTTCAAACATATCCGAACAACGCATAAAGATCTCCCACAAGAGAAGGGCCAGACCGTAGACATCCGCCTGCAGACACCAGCTGCCGGACAAATTCACAGAGCCTTCCAGAACTTCAGGAGACAAGTAGCTCAAGGAGCTCCTCTGAAACTTCAggagcagaaagaaaaacactgtaCAGAAACCATCACATGAAAGGGAAAGTTTCCCACAAACATTCTCACGTCTTCGCTTCTGGTTTGCAGCGGGAATCGCCAGCTACACCGGCGCAGGATGGTGGAACACTCAAAGTCGCACAGGGCGCAGGTACCGTCCACTTTAACAAGAATGCTGAAGCCGCTCAGGTTCCTGTGAGCCACTGGGGGTTTGTGCAAACCTGCAAAAGGACGGGCAACACAATGCCAAAaagttgacaaaaacacactaAGACCTGCAGTGAACTGCAACAATAACTGAATTCTAGTTCTAATACTAGTACTAGTACAAATACTGACCATAATACTAATTCTAATATGAATATTAATGCAAATTCTTGTTCTAATACCAATTCAAATTCCGATTGTAGTTCTAATAATAGCGCAGATACGAAAATTAACAATTTGACTaaaattcaaatgtgaaaacaatgaaacaaaaacaaactaaaacacatTCAAATTCCTTATTCTTTTGTGACTGTAATTCTAAAAAAATAATGCTAGTACCATACCAATATGCAAGCTGACCGAGAAGCAATGGAAACCCGCCTGTCGCCggtcaggacctgtatgtctccaggaccatggtcatggactgtttgttcctcttccctctggcaggaggctacggtccatccagaccagaacctcccgtcacaggaacagcttcttcccctcagccatcagactgttaaatttgtgatcagcctttgttgttttattttattttattttattttatccatgATAACTGGGAAGGAGACAATGAATCTCAAGATGAGCTCAATaatctttttaaatttcaagATTCAGAACAATGTAATATCATTTGCATAAGGATGATAAATAGTGAACCTAAAAAGTCGAATCTAGTCTCAAGAACTTCCCTTCAGTTTTGAGAACTGCGTGCCACTCTGGCGATGTCATCAAAGACAAAGAACTAAGGAATACCGTCTTGGTGAAGGTCAGAGTGGAGAAAGGAAAGTCCCAGTGATAATGACCGGCACAGTCTCAGCGACATCATCCAGTTGTTTGTGTGTTCGCTCAGGAAAGAGTGCAGAGAGCCCTGCATCAAAGAAGTACCAATCACTGTCTTGCTACACAATGTCTTGAGTGTCCAGCTGCCTTACGTGGTCAGTGCTTCTTAACACGACAAACCAGCTGGTGCCATCCGTGCCAGTCTTCCCGCCGGTGCCGAGGAAGTGAGCGATGGCAGCGTGTTTCATCAGCGGAAGCTCATATACTTCCTTTTCCCTCAGGAATCGATGCTTCCTGGATGGAGGGAAAACTTTCACTGCCACCGTAGACCCGCGGTATAACCCCTTCCAGTGAGCGGAAAAATGCCCGGTCGCCACAATCTGAACAAAAGGAAGGCTCATGTTCACATTTGGTTATATTTGCGATCTTTGGTTGTATATGTCAAACCCAATAGTATAGATGCGGTGAGAACCCTGCCACTACAAGACTATCTGACAGATTGTGACCATGAGTTAATTCTGTCTCCTGTGGTCATTGTATGAATATGTACTGTGGAGGATTAAACTTTTAATTTCAAAGTACAATGATAACAAACCTTTCTAAACCATATTGAATAATTTTATATTGAAGTTAAGATGcaatgcaataataataataataataataataacaatatttttttcaaatgttaaatgttaaaatttGAAAATACTTTTGGCAtagatgtggaaaaaaaacaagtgataaaaatattacaaaaaaaaagaacaatttgtaaatcagttaaaaaaaatcaaccaataacaGCAGTACTTCCGTTTGGAAGTAAATATGTGCCAAAcgcaatttattattattttttttttagttgagcgaaaattgaaaataaattatataaaaaagacaaactaagaatatatttaaaaagtgttcaattaaaataaaaaaacacaaaatatttgaattgCAAACTTAAATTCCCACATGGCACAAATGTACTTCCACATTATAGCAGCTATCAGAAGCAAACATAGAAATTCATAGTTTTTGGAAATATTGCCAAGAAAATGGGGTGAGAGCATGATAGAAATTGAGCACGGAAAAGTGATCAAGTGATCTACATCTACATGCTAACTGCAACCATTGCTAATTTCCTATGGATTTAACAGCTGCAGTATAAAACAATTACGTCAACAACTATATGTTGTTAAAACAGCACTCATCATGGCACAACCTCACCATATTGCAGGGAACTACACTGACTAGCAACTCACTTGCTGAGCCTCAATTTTGGAGATGTCAATTTCAGAGGTTGTTGCCTTCCAACAGGAGCACAGAGGACTGGCTAGGGAGTGGTGACAGGATGATTTGGGATTTCGTTCtgggaatgaaaaacaaacgacagttgtaagcagaacatgtttggTATTTTGGCTGTTGGCTTTTCAATAGATCACTAAACATACTGAATAATGGTATCTtggaatatactgtatgttatgTATGTTGAATGATCATCCCATCACTTGATCATATTTTTAGGTTGTaatatgatgaacaaaaacttgagCGAGAAAATCCCAGGTGCATGTTTCTCATGTTTTAGTGTGTGGGGGGCAGTGgggcagtgacatcatcattttcagagtggCACAGGCCATGTGTTTAAACAGAGACTCTGATCTGGTGTTATAAAATATAGTCACTCTGAGACCCGCTTTCAAAAAGTATTGGAACCAGTGACTGAAAACGTTTTGTGTGGATGAACCGACATAGAACCACGACCCACTTTGACTGGAGCAGTGAGTGCCTCACTTGCATGACTGAAAAGAAACCGCATGAAAGTGAAGATGATGAAACTGCAGAGAAGATAACACACTATCACGCCAAGAAAGAAACTTCTTCAAGGACAAATGACAACGTGATAGCTGGGTTGAATCATGGGTTTGGcgatgagtaaaaaaaaaatagtaaaagctGCTCTGTCTCAAAAATGaaagcagtggagcagcagcaccagagtTCTCAACATCACACTAACTTTACGGCCACATTCACAGAAGGATCTTACTTCTCTGTTGAAACATGCAACTCAGCCTCGCAGCAACAAGTCCAAGACTCACAGCCACCAGGATTCCAATCACAACTACTGCTATCATTTctgaaatcataaaataaaaagatgcaTGGGTCAGCATTCTGTCTTGtcaaactataaataaataaatgacagctCATGTAACAGCAAGCCAGAAAGAGTCCGTACCCAGGGGCAGAGAGTCCGTGACCGGCGGCTCCTCTGCCGCTGGGCTCCAGACCAGCTTGGCATTGCAAAGGTCAGTGTTGCAGGCACACTTGATGACTCGCTTGCTGTAGCTACTCTGGCCGATACAAGTCTTTTCCGGGCACGACTTCTCTACATAATCACAAGCTGAAAAGACAGTTAAAGTTCACATCAAGGACACCTCCCTGAAGGGGTTTCTCACCTAGCTGGTCCACCTCTGGTCGGCCGTCCACAAGCAGGAAGTATCCCACGCAGCAGTTGGTGTGCTCACAAGTCTGCACCGAGCCGCTCACATTCCCCAGGGCTGCAAACTTGCGGCTTAATGTGTTCAGTTTGAAAGCACATTGTCTTTTTTGAATCGCATTCTGGAGCGATAAACTGGAGGAGATGGATACTGGAACAAGATAAAGCGGATTTGAATGGAAGTCAGAAATAGGTGCGAGTGCTTTCATACGATATTTTGCCAAAAACAAGACGATAAAGCAACAAAAACAGAGCTCAATTCttaataagaataaaaacaagaacaagaatatgttttaataaattatttaataagTTGAATATATTGTTTGAACCaatatgggttttttttcacattaaaatgacTTTGTTTCGGGTAGGACAGTGTGTACTTGTGAGAAAAAATATATGCAATTGAACTGAacttttaaacagttttttgaAAATTGTCAAGACAGTAAAACAGCTTCagcttcatttaaaataatcatTCATCCCAAAGAGCATCTAAAAACTTCGAACTTAAATGGTAACAGTTTGATTTTCATCACCTTGAACCCATACTTAGGAAGTCAGAACTTTTTCAACTTTTCTATGTTATTACATGCATCATATCAAGATACTTGACTGAGCCTTTAATGTGGTTTTCCAATTTCAACATTCTACAGCTGCTGTAATTCCAGTGATAACAATATTAAAACTATAGAAATGCTTACTCACCCACAGTCAAAACGAGGAGCCACCACCGCTGGATCATGGTCCCTCTCAGTTCGGGGAATGGactgaatatttatctgtcctGGAAATGTGAGAGGAGTTTCCCACGTTTCCCAGCATCTCTCCCACTGCCACACACCTGCAGGAAGGACACATACTTCAGCCTGTGGGAGTACAGAAACACTCTGTGATGTATTTCTCGCCAACTGTAAACTGTGCACCCATCCGCAACGTTCATGCACCAAGGAAGGATCAgatcatgaatgaatgatgaagatgTACATTTCGGGTGGAATTGCTCACCGTTTTAAGTAAACAGTTGAATCAAAAAGTAAAGATAAAGTGAAGATCATTTTCCCACCTCAAAATTATGACTCAAATATGACTAATATTGGGCATTTACCccaatttgtatttttgtttttgctaccACCTAGGTGGTTATGTCTTCGACAGTGTTTGTTGGTGTTAAAAATAACATGAGAGTTATGGACGGATCTGGAAGAAAGtatgattcagttttgggagtgatcccGATCACcgtccaggttttttttttttctctgaaggaTACTCTGTCATTGGGAGACTGTGTTGGGGCGATTGAAACAGCTGGGCATAGGTGTGCACTCTCtgagtatttttatttattattattattattattatcattgtgtttttttgttttttggtgtcAAAATTGGTATTTATCTTGTCTTATTATCATGAGCTGTAGAGTGAAAACCTCTAAGGTTTACAACTTATGAACCTCTTAAACACgaccaaaaatattttcacattaactgcatatatatatatatatatatatatatatatatatatatatatatatatatatg
Above is a window of Synchiropus splendidus isolate RoL2022-P1 chromosome 6, RoL_Sspl_1.0, whole genome shotgun sequence DNA encoding:
- the LOC128760125 gene encoding anti-Muellerian hormone type-2 receptor-like; the protein is MIQRWWLLVLTVVSISSSLSLQNAIQKRQCAFKLNTLSRKFAALGNVSGSVQTCEHTNCCVGYFLLVDGRPEVDQLACDYVEKSCPEKTCIGQSSYSKRVIKCACNTDLCNAKLVWSPAAEEPPVTDSLPLEMIAVVVIGILVAVSLGLVAARLSCMFQQRKRNPKSSCHHSLASPLCSCWKATTSEIDISKIEAQQIVATGHFSAHWKGLYRGSTVAVKVFPPSRKHRFLREKEVYELPLMKHAAIAHFLGTGGKTGTDGTSWFVVLRSTDHGSLHSFLSEHTNNWMMSLRLCRSLSLGLSFLHSDLHQDGLHKPPVAHRNLSGFSILVKVDGTCALCDFECSTILRRCSWRFPLQTRSEDFQRSSLSYLSPEVLEGSVNLSGSWCLQADVYGLALLLWEIFMRCSDMFEGGEVPVHVVPYESELGPNMTVEQLTWHVLHQEQRPSIPQHWGSDMRALLMECWEPDPDARLTAPCVVDRLATFESPHIPSVSPNVVG